In Blautia wexlerae DSM 19850, a single window of DNA contains:
- a CDS encoding acetoacetate decarboxylase family protein → MYQEIFKQGKIGNITLKNRLVMSPMGTSLAEMDGSPSEDMIAFYKARAIGGAALIIPEIARVNDLHGAGMMRQLSVSKDRHIEGLAKLAETVHKYGTKIFIQLHHPGRETVTALTGGPVVSASAIPCKYLQQETRALSTEEVKALIQQFISGAVRVKKAGCDGVELHAAHGYLLQQFLSPYTNKREDEYGGSFENRLRMITEIINGIRVQCGPDFPIGVRLSVEEFLDKTGVTEDYIHIQDGVKIAMALEKCGIDFIDVSVGLYETGSVCVEPISFPQGWRKDLIKAVKDHVSIPVIGVSCIREPQVAESFLKGGIVDFVSMGRSWLADEQWGLKVLEGRENEICKCINCLRCFESLNAWMGAGIPAECAVNPRACRERLYGNAEYDTQEHKVVVVGGGPCGMIAAKTLAERGMKVTLVDRQSELGGTINLAKKPPFKERMGWIADYYNVEFEKLGVELKLDMEATADKIAEMNPDAVLVATGSKSVIPGSIPGITGENVYTIEDILSGKAGLKNKKVMIIGAGVTGLETAEYLCYEGNTVVLADMLDKVAPNANHTNVADVCGRLKEYNAQFMMAHALKEIKKDGVVLERLNDKINVEVAADAVVLSLGFRPDNHLVEELKEKGIHAQAIGNAVKDGTIAPASRSGFEAARKLFKTSVKTPSFITAPEEMPNFGKISLMKNQEGIYLAYLTDPAAVAKVLPAPLKPFSVPVVTVSVCHVKEPTFADDYYEAILGVYCTYGTQLGLYPIGLVLGGTGAEMAVQCGRDNGSIPKKLGSEFVIRRNNDHVTAQVCRRGTELVNIDLKIGEYNNAMTGMLYQFPEAGKKTYGGGFYFHLDREPDKEGKSHFQNGALLQNLCEYNYHSWEPGFAAIKLQSSIDDPWGELPIRTVIGGAYSSNDLMVHKLNLCEEIDADVLAPYLLTARYDRTAFMETGRR, encoded by the coding sequence ATGTATCAGGAAATTTTTAAACAGGGAAAAATTGGAAATATTACACTTAAAAACCGACTTGTAATGTCACCGATGGGTACAAGCCTGGCGGAGATGGATGGGTCTCCATCGGAAGACATGATTGCATTCTATAAGGCACGTGCAATTGGTGGCGCAGCGCTTATTATTCCGGAGATTGCAAGGGTAAACGATCTGCATGGTGCAGGGATGATGCGTCAGCTGTCTGTTTCAAAAGACAGACATATCGAAGGTCTTGCAAAGCTTGCAGAAACAGTACATAAATATGGGACAAAGATATTCATCCAGCTGCATCACCCTGGACGTGAAACAGTAACTGCTCTTACAGGCGGCCCGGTAGTATCTGCTTCAGCAATACCGTGCAAATATCTTCAGCAGGAAACAAGGGCTCTTTCAACAGAAGAAGTAAAAGCTTTGATCCAACAGTTTATCTCAGGTGCTGTACGAGTAAAAAAAGCGGGTTGCGATGGAGTAGAGCTTCATGCGGCTCATGGGTATCTATTACAACAGTTTCTTTCCCCTTACACAAATAAACGCGAAGATGAGTATGGTGGTTCCTTTGAAAACAGGCTTCGTATGATCACTGAGATCATAAATGGAATCCGCGTACAGTGTGGACCAGACTTTCCAATCGGTGTCCGTTTAAGCGTGGAAGAATTTCTGGATAAGACAGGAGTAACAGAGGATTATATCCATATCCAGGATGGAGTTAAGATTGCAATGGCGCTTGAGAAATGCGGGATTGATTTTATTGATGTGTCTGTTGGTTTATACGAAACAGGAAGTGTATGTGTAGAGCCGATCTCCTTCCCCCAGGGTTGGAGAAAAGATCTGATCAAGGCTGTAAAAGATCACGTTTCTATTCCAGTGATAGGAGTTTCCTGCATACGTGAACCACAGGTAGCTGAGAGCTTTTTGAAAGGAGGTATTGTTGATTTTGTCTCCATGGGAAGAAGCTGGCTCGCAGACGAACAGTGGGGACTCAAGGTACTTGAAGGAAGAGAGAATGAAATTTGTAAATGTATCAATTGTCTGCGCTGCTTTGAGAGCCTGAATGCATGGATGGGCGCGGGTATTCCGGCGGAATGTGCAGTTAATCCACGTGCATGCCGCGAACGTCTTTATGGAAATGCAGAATATGACACTCAGGAACATAAGGTAGTAGTTGTTGGTGGCGGTCCATGTGGTATGATCGCTGCTAAAACACTTGCTGAACGCGGCATGAAGGTAACACTGGTTGACCGCCAGAGTGAGCTTGGAGGTACGATAAACCTTGCAAAGAAGCCTCCTTTCAAAGAACGTATGGGCTGGATTGCTGATTATTATAATGTTGAATTTGAGAAACTTGGAGTTGAATTAAAACTTGATATGGAAGCGACTGCGGATAAAATTGCAGAAATGAATCCGGACGCGGTGCTTGTAGCAACAGGTTCTAAATCTGTCATTCCAGGATCTATTCCCGGAATAACTGGAGAAAATGTATATACAATCGAAGATATTCTTTCCGGAAAAGCCGGACTGAAGAATAAAAAAGTAATGATCATCGGAGCAGGTGTTACGGGACTTGAAACAGCAGAATATCTCTGTTACGAAGGAAATACTGTTGTACTTGCGGATATGCTTGACAAAGTTGCTCCTAATGCAAATCATACAAATGTTGCAGATGTATGTGGAAGATTGAAAGAATACAATGCCCAGTTCATGATGGCACATGCCCTTAAAGAGATCAAAAAAGATGGAGTTGTTCTTGAAAGATTGAACGATAAGATAAATGTGGAAGTCGCTGCAGATGCTGTTGTTCTTTCACTTGGTTTCCGCCCGGACAACCATCTTGTTGAAGAATTAAAAGAAAAAGGAATCCATGCTCAGGCTATCGGAAATGCTGTGAAAGACGGTACGATTGCTCCTGCATCCAGAAGTGGTTTTGAAGCAGCAAGAAAATTGTTTAAGACATCTGTCAAAACTCCAAGCTTTATCACCGCTCCGGAGGAAATGCCTAATTTCGGTAAGATCTCTCTTATGAAAAATCAGGAGGGAATATATCTTGCATACCTTACCGATCCTGCGGCGGTTGCAAAGGTTCTGCCTGCACCGTTAAAACCATTTTCCGTGCCTGTAGTTACGGTATCTGTGTGCCATGTTAAGGAGCCTACCTTTGCTGATGATTATTATGAAGCAATCCTTGGTGTTTACTGTACATATGGAACACAGCTTGGATTATATCCAATAGGGCTTGTACTTGGGGGAACTGGTGCAGAAATGGCAGTTCAGTGTGGACGTGACAATGGATCAATTCCAAAGAAACTGGGATCTGAATTTGTAATCCGTCGAAACAATGATCATGTGACCGCTCAAGTCTGCCGTCGTGGTACTGAACTTGTAAATATTGATCTCAAGATTGGTGAATATAATAACGCAATGACCGGAATGCTGTATCAGTTCCCAGAAGCCGGTAAAAAGACATATGGCGGTGGTTTCTACTTCCACCTTGACCGCGAACCGGATAAAGAAGGAAAATCACATTTCCAGAATGGTGCTCTGCTTCAGAATCTCTGTGAATACAATTACCATTCATGGGAGCCTGGTTTTGCAGCGATTAAATTACAATCGTCCATTGATGATCCATGGGGAGAACTTCCAATCAGAACAGTCATTGGAGGTGCGTATTCCTCAAATGATCTGATGGTTCATAAACTGAATTTATGTGAAGAGATTGACGCAGATGTTCTGGCACCGTATCTGCTTACCGCACGGTATGACAGAACAGCATTCATGGAAACAGGAAGAAGATAA
- a CDS encoding SDR family NAD(P)-dependent oxidoreductase, giving the protein MKFENKVAIITGSTRGIGRATAELFAKEGAKVIVVGTKEELGESCVNAIKAAGGEAIFCKTDVTSDESLDNLVKTALDTYGKIDILVNNAGVGGTTANMDQITMDEWNTVLATNLTAPFVLCKKIISIMEKQGAGTIVNVASMAATAAGRGGLAYTSAKHGLLGLTRQMSLDHGRTGVRINAVLPGPIATDMIARVLAIPQHPVTMKIGMSPAKRPGEPIEVAQAIAFLASDEASFIHGAALAVDGGYTIF; this is encoded by the coding sequence ATGAAGTTTGAAAACAAAGTAGCAATCATTACTGGTTCAACAAGAGGAATCGGAAGAGCAACCGCAGAACTCTTTGCAAAAGAAGGAGCAAAAGTCATAGTTGTTGGAACAAAGGAAGAACTGGGAGAAAGCTGTGTGAATGCAATCAAGGCAGCCGGAGGAGAAGCAATTTTCTGTAAAACAGACGTGACATCTGATGAAAGTCTTGATAACCTGGTTAAAACAGCTCTGGACACCTACGGAAAAATTGACATTCTCGTAAATAATGCAGGAGTAGGCGGAACAACTGCCAATATGGATCAGATTACAATGGATGAATGGAACACCGTTCTTGCAACAAATCTCACAGCACCATTTGTTCTTTGCAAGAAAATAATCTCTATTATGGAAAAACAAGGGGCTGGAACCATCGTCAATGTAGCTTCCATGGCAGCAACCGCAGCAGGCCGCGGAGGGCTTGCTTACACTTCTGCCAAACATGGCCTTCTTGGACTCACCCGTCAGATGTCATTGGATCATGGACGTACAGGAGTGCGTATAAATGCTGTTCTTCCAGGACCGATTGCAACAGATATGATTGCACGTGTGCTTGCAATTCCACAGCATCCGGTAACAATGAAGATTGGAATGAGTCCGGCAAAACGTCCTGGAGAACCTATCGAAGTAGCACAGGCTATTGCATTCCTTGCATCAGACGAAGCTAGTTTCATCCATGGAGCGGCTTTGGCTGTAGATGGCGGATATACGATATTTTAA
- a CDS encoding SOS response-associated peptidase family protein codes for MCSRYYIDPGMTEDISRVVQNIDGRIRLAQGDIRPTDVAPVIGQSEHGLELGICRWGYPLSKSKGLVISARVETVLDKPSFQNGILYHRLLIPAGGFYEWNSLKEKSIFTRLDSSVLYMAGFCDWFDNSKMPVLLQA; via the coding sequence ATGTGCAGCAGATATTACATTGATCCCGGTATGACGGAAGATATTTCCAGAGTGGTACAGAACATAGATGGGAGGATCCGGCTGGCACAAGGAGATATCCGTCCGACCGATGTCGCACCAGTCATTGGACAGTCAGAACACGGACTGGAACTGGGTATATGCAGATGGGGATATCCCCTGTCAAAAAGCAAGGGTCTGGTCATCAGTGCAAGGGTAGAAACTGTTTTGGATAAACCTTCTTTTCAAAACGGGATCTTATATCACCGGCTGTTGATTCCGGCAGGCGGTTTCTACGAATGGAATTCCCTGAAAGAAAAGAGTATCTTTACCAGACTGGATTCCTCTGTGCTGTACATGGCAGGGTTCTGTGACTGGTTTGATAATAGCAAAATGCCTGTACTTCTGCAGGCTTAG
- a CDS encoding IS66 family transposase translates to MPDTYDHITLMCRLKAAQRRNKELESGERYIQLEELYQKEYNVYEHKIEKLKKELADAHKETIRVRNYWFQILEDMLREFEKAQKRSAQELRKMEIRALNAEKQRDDALDKAAVFRHQFYEAASRLEEEQGKNLKLRAQINRDYENSSIPSSKAVRRKKITNNREKTGRRPGGQPGHKGHCRKRQEPTQPVILLPPPKEVLEDCAFKKTARTIVKQMVSIRMVLNVTEYHADVYYNSHTGERAHAAFPDGVIDDVNYDGSIRAFLFLLNNDCCTSIDKSRAFLSDLTGGKLNISKGMISRLNREFALKTEPERRSAYADMLLSPVMHTDCTNARENGKSCQVYVCATPDGKALYFAREKKGHEGVKGTVTEDYQGILVHDHDITFYNYGADHQECLAHVLRYLKASIENEPDRTWNKKMHALVQEMVHFRNGCRQPHGPDPEIVSGFEKRYREILETARKEYENIPANDYYKDGYNLFLRMEKYMHNHLLFLHDIRVPATNNEAERLLRNYKRKQAQAVTFRSFESIDYLCQCMSMLVLMRLEDPANIYDRVSRIFG, encoded by the coding sequence TGCAGATGCGCACAAAGAAACGATCCGTGTGCGCAATTACTGGTTTCAGATACTGGAGGATATGCTCCGGGAGTTTGAAAAGGCACAAAAAAGGTCCGCGCAGGAACTCCGAAAAATGGAGATCCGTGCACTGAATGCAGAAAAGCAAAGAGATGATGCACTGGATAAAGCAGCCGTTTTCAGACATCAGTTTTATGAAGCGGCATCCAGACTGGAAGAAGAACAGGGAAAGAATCTGAAACTACGGGCACAGATCAACCGCGATTATGAAAACTCTTCTATTCCTTCTTCAAAAGCAGTACGACGCAAAAAGATCACAAACAACAGGGAAAAAACAGGCAGAAGACCAGGCGGGCAGCCCGGCCACAAAGGGCACTGCCGGAAAAGGCAGGAGCCTACACAGCCAGTTATTCTTCTTCCTCCACCTAAAGAAGTGCTCGAAGACTGTGCTTTTAAAAAGACTGCCAGGACCATCGTAAAGCAGATGGTAAGTATCCGTATGGTCCTGAATGTAACGGAATATCATGCAGATGTTTATTATAACAGTCATACGGGAGAACGTGCACATGCAGCATTTCCAGACGGAGTTATCGATGATGTGAATTATGATGGCAGCATACGGGCATTTCTGTTCCTTCTGAACAATGACTGCTGTACATCTATTGATAAGAGCAGGGCATTTCTGTCCGACCTGACGGGTGGAAAACTGAATATTTCCAAAGGCATGATAAGCAGACTAAACCGGGAGTTTGCTTTAAAAACTGAGCCTGAACGCAGGTCTGCCTATGCAGATATGCTGCTTTCCCCTGTTATGCATACGGATTGTACAAATGCCAGGGAAAACGGAAAGAGCTGCCAGGTATATGTCTGCGCAACACCGGACGGAAAAGCCCTGTACTTTGCCCGCGAGAAAAAGGGACACGAAGGAGTAAAGGGTACGGTTACAGAAGACTATCAGGGGATTCTTGTCCATGACCATGATATTACCTTTTATAATTATGGAGCAGATCATCAGGAATGCCTTGCCCATGTACTGCGGTATCTGAAAGCCAGCATAGAGAACGAACCAGACCGTACCTGGAATAAAAAAATGCATGCACTGGTGCAGGAAATGGTCCACTTCCGAAATGGATGCCGGCAGCCACACGGACCAGATCCGGAAATAGTCTCCGGATTCGAAAAACGATACCGTGAGATACTGGAAACTGCCCGGAAAGAATATGAAAACATTCCGGCAAATGATTATTATAAAGACGGGTACAATTTATTCCTGAGAATGGAGAAATACATGCACAACCATCTGTTGTTCCTGCATGATATCCGGGTACCTGCCACGAATAATGAAGCCGAAAGGCTTCTAAGGAATTATAAGCGGAAACAGGCGCAGGCCGTGACATTCAGAAGTTTCGAAAGCATCGATTATCTCTGCCAATGCATGAGCATGCTTGTTTTGATGCGCCTTGAAGATCCGGCAAATATATATGACAGAGTGTCTAGAATATTTGGATAA